A section of the Ochotona princeps isolate mOchPri1 chromosome 19, mOchPri1.hap1, whole genome shotgun sequence genome encodes:
- the DND1 gene encoding dead end protein homolog 1 has translation MQSKRECEQWCERVNPENKAALEAWVRETGIQLVQVNGQRKYGGPPPGWVGSPPPAGSEVFIGRLPQDVYEHQLIPLFQRVGRLYEFRLMMTFSGLNRGFAYARYSSRRGAQAAIATLHNHPLRPSCPLLVCRSTEKCELSVDGLPPGLSHQALLLALRPLGPGLQEALLLPSPGPALAQMALLKFSSHRAAAMAKKALVEGQSRLCGELVSVEWLKPDLKQQLRQQFTGPSLRFLQTEGTQLALPRDKLGSQGARAALQLLCQRMKLGSPVFLTKCLGMGPAGWHRFWYQVVIPGHPVPFSGLIWVVLATDGQDGHEVAKDAVSARLLEALGESGASLLWCAGAEAAAMVKQ, from the exons ATGCAGTCCAAGCGCGAGTGTGAG CAATGGTGTGAGAGGGTGAATCCGGAGAACAAGGCGGCCCTGGAGGCGTGGGTCAGGGAGACTGGCATCCAGCTGGTGCAGGTGAACGGGCAGAGGAAGTATGGCGGGCCGCCTCCAG gctggGTGGGCAGCCCGCCGCCGGCCGGGTCCGAAGTGTTTATCGGACGGCTGCCCCAGGACGTGTACGAGCACCAGTTGATCCCACTGTTCCAGCGCGTGGGCCGCCTCTACGAGTTCCGCCTGATGATGACCTTCAGCGGCCTGAACCGTGGCTTCGCCTACGCCCGCTACAGCTCTCGGCGCGGCGCGCAGGCCGCCATTGCCACGCTGCACAACCACCCGCTGCGGCCTTCGTGCCCGCTGCTGGTGTGCCGCAGCACGGAGAAGTGCGAGCTGAGCGTGGACGGGCTGCCGCCGGGGCTGAGCCACCAGGCGCTGCTGCTGGCGCTGCGGCCGCTGGGGCCCGGCCTGCAGGAGgcgctgctgctgcccagccccggGCCGGCGCTGGCCCAGATGGCGCTGCTCAAGTTCAGCTCCCACCGCGCGGCCGCCATGGCCAAAAAGGCCCTGGTGGAAG GGCAGTCCCGCCTCTGTGGAGAGCTGGTGTCTGTGGAGTGGCTCAAGCCAGACCTGAAACAGCAACTACGCCAGCAGTTTACAGGTCCCTCCCTGCGGTTCCTTCAGACAGAAGGCACCCAGTTGGCTCTACCCAGGGACAAGCTAGGGTCCCAAGGTGCTCGGGCTGCCCTGCAGCTGCTGTGCCAGCGGATGAAGCTGGGCAGCCCGGTGTTCTTGACCAAGTGTTTGGGGATGGGCCCTGCTGGCTGGCACCGCTTCTGGTACCAGGTGGTGATCCCTGGGCATCCAGTGCCTTTCAGTGGCCTCATCTGGGTTGTGCTAGCCACGGATGGGCAGGATGGGCATGAGGTGGCCAAGGATGCCGTGTCCGCACGGCTGCTAGAGGCACTGGGTGAGTCAGGGGCAAGCCTCTTGTGGTGTGCTGGCGCTGAGGCAGCTGCCATGGTTAAACAGTGA